In Arachis hypogaea cultivar Tifrunner chromosome 2, arahy.Tifrunner.gnm2.J5K5, whole genome shotgun sequence, a genomic segment contains:
- the LOC112735793 gene encoding acid phosphatase 1 — MMLMTNKMVRRAFAALMYLLMSSLAKVEAMLRRRRQRQSENDNNDGYCLSWRLGVEANNVRSWKTVPLECYNHVQQYMTGGQYLQDMNLIVNQIIAYAFQITLSPDSMDAWILDVDDTCISNLSYYQGHRFGCDPFDSAKFKAWIMKGMCPANPAVLQLFKTLRERGFKVFLLTGRDQATLGKITTDNLHNQGFIGYERLILRTAEYKGQSAVRYKSAIRKEIEGQGYRIWGNVGDQWSDLQGECLGTRTFKLPNPMYFIS; from the exons ATGATGTTAATGACGAATAAGATGGTGCGACGAGCATTTGCGGCACTGATGTATTTGCTGATGTCATCACTGGCGAAGGTGGAGGCGATGTTGCGAAGACGGAGACAAAGGCAGAGTGAAAATGATAACAACGACGGTTATTGCCTGAGCTGGAGGTTAGGAGTGGAGGCCAACAATGTGCGGTCGTGGAAGACAGTGCCACTGGAATGCTACAATCACGTGCAGCAGTACATGACTGGTGGTCAGTACCTGCAGGATATGAACCTCATCGTTAACCAAATCATTGCTTATGCTTTTCAAATTACTCTTTCCCCTGATTCCATGGATGCTTGGATTTTGGACGTCGATGATACCTGCATCTCTAACCTTTCTTACTACCAGGGACACCGATTCGG ATGCGATCCATTTGATTCAGCAAAATTCAAGGCATGGATTATGAAGGGAATGTGTCCAGCAAATCCTGCCGTATTACAATTGTTCAAAACACTGAGAGAGAGAGGATTCAAGGTATTCTTGCTAACTGGAAGAGACCAAGCAACACTTGGTAAAATTACCACTGACAACTTGCATAACCAAGGTTTCATTGGCTATGAACGTCTTATTTTGAG GACGGCAGAATACAAAGGGCAAAGTGCAGTGAGATACAAGTCAGCAATTAGGAAGGAGATTGAAGGACAAGGTTACAGGATATGGGGCAACGTTGGAGACCAGTGGAGTGACCTCCAAGGAGAGTGTTTGGGCACTCGTACTTTCAAGCTCCCAAATCCCATGTATTTCATTTCTTGA